GGAGACGGCTGGGTTCTCAACGGCGCCAAGTGCTTCAACACCAACGGTCCTCTGGCGGACTACACGGTGGTCTACTGTTTGACGGACCCTGCCTTGGGTACTAAGGGCATGGCCGCCTTTGTGGTGGAAAAAGGCACTCCCGGCTTCTCTGTGGGGAAGGTGGAAAACAAGATGGGCATCCGCTCCGCTCAGGTCTCCGAGATGATCCTAGAGGATGTGTATGTGCCTGAGGAGAACATGATCGCCAAGCCTGGCGAGGGCTTCAAGTTGGCGCTCAAGACATTGGATGGCGGGCGCATCGGCGTTGCGGCTCAGGGCTTGGGCATCGCCAAGGGTGCCTTTGAGATTGCCCGCAAGTACCTGATGGATCGGGAGCAGTTTGGCAAACCCCTTTACAAGCAGCAGTATCTGGCCTATAAGATGGCAGAGCTGCAGACAGACATCAAGTGCGCGGAACTGCTGCTCTATCACGCTGCCATGTGTAAGGAGACCGGTCAGCCCTATGGCGTACCCGCGGCTATGGCCAAGATGACCTGCACCAACACCGCTATGAAGGTCACAACAGAGGCTGTCCAGATGCTGGGCGGCAACGGCTATATGAAGGAATATCATGTAGAGCGCATGATGCGTGACGCCAAGATCACCCAAATTTACGAGGGTACCAACGAAATTCAAAAGCTGGTGATTTCTGGCCAGCTCTTCCGTTGACCGACGCCTTTTTCATAAAAATACCTCTGCAAAGCTGCATATTTTTCGGTAACATCCTGACATTCAAGGCAGGGAGAGTATTTCATACTCTCCCTGCCTTATATTGATACTCTCCGCTCACTTGCAGCATCAAGCCCGCATTCCATGCCGCAATAAAAAGCCGTGGCATATCAGCAGTCAAAGTCTGGCCGGAGTCAGCAAAGGGTGTGTAAAGTCCCGCAAGAATCGAAAGATTTGCTTTGATTCTTTTCTAAGCCCCTTTTATGAAGCTTTTGGGGACCTGTAAATGGATTTAGGAACTCTTTTCTCTCTGTCTGGCCTGCTATTGAAAAATGCCAACCGATCTCCGTCTTTTATTTTGGCTCATCGCAGCCACATATGGTTGATTCGCTAGTTTTATATCAGCTTTTTAATATTCTGATCTTGGAGAAATGTGAAAAGAAAGAGCCTTTATATAGACCGCCCCTATGGTCTTCCTCCGATTTCACCATCAACCGCCAAATAATATTCTCCACAGGAGTCGAGTGATATGACGTGGTTTTCCATATATTCTGTGGGTATTTTAGCATCTGTTTTGCGGAAGTCGCCATCGCCCTTTCACTGCAGATTACTCTCACATTGGAAAAGAACTTTCAAAAGGAATTTCTGAAGCAGATACTGATTAAGAATATAGCCACATTCGCTGGTAAGACGTGTGATCTCACTAATTGTCCCGATATGAGGAGAAAGTTCTGCCCGTATTTGGAGCCGAGGGCATGGTAATTTCCGTTTTCTTCTTACAATCAACATAGCGGAAACTGGCGGTGGAGATAAGCCAGGTTCTGACCCTGTCATTCCAGAAGCTCGCCTGTCTTTGACTTCTGAGGTTCGCTCCAGTTGAATAGCCCATCGCCTTTCCCCTCCCATGTCCTTCATCTGCCGGAGTGCCAAAGCGTGCCAGGAGCTTTGAGGATCATCTGCGGGTACTGGATTATGGATGTTCCCGAAAACTCAATCTGTCGTCGCAATAGAAATTTTCCTCACACAGCGCCGGCCAGGAGTGGAGCTCCAAGCTGCACGCCTGCAGTATACCCAACAGGCCATCCCAAATCCCATTACCTACCGCTGGACCACTTCTCCCAGGAAAGATGGCATGTCCGTATCGCAGTTTGACAGGCCTTCTTCGCTATTTTCGACCTGAAGATATGCAGCAGTCGCCCTATAAAACTGCAGACGGCGGCCAATATCATCCATCAAAATGGAGTAAGGGCTGACCTAGTAAGTAAAACTTCGTCATATTGATCACGACGGATGTGCCCAAACTCATACAATGCCTGCAGACTTCCCCCGGAATCTACAGATTTGCATGGGCTACTTATCTTCAATTTTTTTGTGTCCTTGAAAGAGCATTGTTTGCCCCTTAAAATTTATTTCAGATTAGGATCGCATGAAAATTTCAAGCGTCATATTCAAGAGGAATTAAAGTTGCAAAAAGCCCCTTGAAATTCCAGGACCAGCGGCTATAATAAGGCCACTTTCAAATCCGGCCACTGTCTGGGAGGCTTATCTTATGAAGTCGGAATGTGACAAACCGCGAATACCTCGCCTATGTCTTTTGTTTGCCATGATGGTTGTTCTGCTCTCCGCTCCTACAGCCCTGGCTGTGGAGGAGCCGGAAGCCCCGCGGATTCTTCGGGTAGGGTTTGAAGGGATGACCGTTCCCTGCAACTGGACCCAGAGTGATGACTCCAATGGCGCGATTCCTATCACAGGGACGGATCAATACCTGTGCGGCTTTGAAGTTGCATATATGAAGCAGGTCTGTGCTCTCGCCGGCTATGAGATCGAGGCCTATAAATTTGATTGGGACGGCCTGATGATGGCGGTTCCCTCCGGCAAGGTGGACTGTGCCATTTCCATGATCGTCCCAACAGACGACCGGCGCCAAACGATGGCCTTCACCGCCCCCTATTATTATGCGGACACCGTGGCTGTGGTCCGCAGAGACGGTCCCTTTGCTCAGGCAGATTCTGTGGAAGACCTTCGCGGCGCACGGGCAACCTCCATGCTCAATACCCTCTGGTACAGCGTCCAAATCGACCGTATTCCAGATGTGAATAAGCGGCCTGCTATGGAGAGTGTCCCCACTCTGGTGGTGGCATTACAGTCGGATAAGGTGGATGTCATCCTTTTGGACCGCCCCACTGCAGAGGGTGTGATCGCCGCTAATGCAGATCTCGTCATCGCTCCCATGGAGGGCACAGGAAATTTTAACGCCTCCAGGGACGAAACTGCGGTTGCCATCGGCGTGGGGCTCTCGGATCTAGAGCTTCTGACAGATCTTAACCGCGCCATTTCCCAGATCCCTCAGGCGGAATTGGAGCAGATGATTGACGACGCCTGTGCCTATCAACCCTTGGAGCAATCCGGGGATGTGTCTACCCTGAGCTTTTTCGAGATGGTACGGCTTCTCATTGGGCGCTACGGCCCGGTCTTCCTGGAGGGTGCCGGTGTCGCTGCTTTTCTAGCAGTGTTCGGCACCTTGCTCGGCACCGTGATCGGCTGTACGACCGGGGCATTCTCCTCAATTCCGGTGTCTTCGGAGTCTCCGGCCTGGAAGCGGTGGCTCCTGAGGGCTGTGCGCGGTATTGTTGCCTTGTATGTGTGGCTGTTCCGGGGCACCCCCATGATGGTCCAGGCCATGGTCATTTACTACGGTGCCGCCCAGCTTTTGGGCTGGGACATGGACCCGCTGTGGGCCGGTCTCTTTATTGTCTCTATCAACACCGGCGCCTACATGTCTGAAACCATGCGGGGCGGCATCCAGTCTGTGGATGCCGGTCAAGATGAAGGAGCCGAGGCCATCGGGATGGGCCGCGGGCAGACCATGTTTCTGGTGATCTTGCCGCAGGCCTTCCGAAGCATTATCCCTCAGGTCGGCAACTACCTCATCAGTAATATTAAGGATACCTCCATGCTAAGTGTCATCACCGTAGGTGAACTGTTTTACCGCGGCCGGGAGGCTGCCGGTCAGTATTTCCGCTTCTTTGAGGTATTCCTGATCGTATCTTGCATTTACCTGTTTATGACCACCGTTGCAACACTGCTGCTGCGACTGGTAGAGAAAAAACTATCTGGCCCTAAGAATTACGATATGTGTGACAACCGCTGACGAAAGGAGTTTTATCATGACTGCCTGCTGTAATCTCGCTATGCCAATTCCGCGACAAAAGGCCGCTGAGGCGGCCGCAGAAACAACATCCGCCGCAATTTCCGTCCAACATCTTCAGATGAGCTTTGGAACCCATCAAGTTCTGCGGGACGTGGATTTCACTGTGCGCCAGGGGGATGTCATCAGCATCATCGGCCCCTCCGGCTCAGGCAAGTCCACCTTACTTCGATGCATCAACCATCTGGAGCGTCCCACTGGCGGCGCCATTTACTATCAGGGACAGCCCGTGGGCGGCGAGCGGTTTGATCTTCCCCGCTATCGGGCCAAGGTGGGAATGGTATTCCAATCTTTTAATCTCTTCAACAATATGTCTGTTTTGAGAAACTGCATGGTGGGCCCCATGTATGTTCTTCATACGCCCCGCGAAAAAGCCCGGGCAGACGCCATGGCCTATCTGGAAAAGGTGGGAATGACGCCTTATGTCAACGCCCTGCCCTCCCAGCTCTCCGGCGGTCAAAAGCAGCGGGTGGCCATTGCCCGGGCACTGGCCATGCACCCGGAAATTCTCTTGTTTGACGAGCCCACCTCCGCCCTGGACCCTCAGATGGTGGGCGAAGTGCTCTCCACAATGCGGGCGCTGGCCCAGGAGGGGATGACCATGGTGGTTGTGACCCACGAGATGCAGTTTGCTCAGGAGATTTCCAGCCGGGTAGTCTTTATGGCTGACGGCTACATTGTGGAGGAGGGGCCTCCCCAGCAAATTTTCCAGGACCCCCAGCAGGAAAAGACACGTCTGTTCCTCAGCCGGTATCTGGCGGGTCAAAGAGGCGAGAGCGCATGATTCGCTGGCGCACCCTGGCGCTGGATTTACTCTGTGATATGGTGGGCGGCATTCTCTATGCCGTCGGCATCTATACCTTTGCCAAAATGGCAAACTTCGCGCCGGGAGGGCTTTCGGGCCTGGCGCTGCTGATGAACTATCTCTGGGACCTTCCCATCGGACTGACCACCATGGCCATGAACATTCCCCTGGTGGTACTGAGCTACCGCTTCGTGGGAAAGAAATTTCTGATCAAAACCATGCGGAGTATGGCGGTGTGCACGATTTTTCTGGATTTGGTGTTTCCTCACTTTCCAGCCTATGACGGCAGTCCCTTCCTGGCTGCCCTCTATTCCGGCGTGTTTTTGGGCGCCGGCTTGGCCTTCCTCTATATGCGGGGCTCTTCTTCCGGGGGAACGGACCTTCTCACTATGTCCATCAAGGTTCTGCGGCCCCATCTGTCCATAGGGGGTGTAACTCTTGCTATTGATGTTGCCATCATTCTGTTAGGCTGGCCGGTATTCGGCAGCATTGACTCGGTGCTCTATGGCTTAGCGGCCACCGCCGTTACCTCCGTGGTAATTGACAAAATTCTGTACGGCGTTGGCGCGGGGAAGTTGGTCCTCATCATTACTTCCAAGGGGCAGTCGGTCGCAGACCACATTGCAGAGGTTTGCAAGCGCGGCTCCACAATGTGCAATGCTGTGGGCACTTTCACCGGGCAGCCCAGGGAACTTCTGTTGTGCGCCTGTTCCCAGGCAGAGGCCTATAAAATCCGTTCCGCCGCCTATGAGCTGGACCCGGACTCCTTTGTCATGATCTCGGAGACCAGCGAGGTTTTTGGAGAGGGGTTTGCAGACCCCAAGGGCACCACGGCTTTTTTGAACGGAACCTAGAAGCAGGCGGGCAATTGTCCGCCTGCTTTATCTTTGGAGCCGCTCTCCCCTTCGGGGCCTCTTCCCGATAGAAAACCGCCTGCCCCATCCGAGGCAGGCGGTTGTTCAGTTTAATTCCAAGACATCCCGTAGGTGAAGTAGCCCTCCACGGTGGGAGAGACCTCCACGTTCAGGTTTTTATTATAGGCAATGTTGGAAACGGGATGGTAGAGATGCACCCGCGGCGCGTCTTCCACCTCGATCTCCATCATTTGGGTGATGATCTCCACCCGGCGCTCCGGATCGTTCATCTGGACTGCCTGTTCGTCATTCAGCGCATCATATTCCGGATTGGAATAGAACGTGCTGTTGGTGTAGGGAATCGTGGAGCTGTCCAGCGTGGAGGTCTGCATAGAGGCATCCATCGTCAGGGCCACATCGCCCACGATATAGGCCTCCAGATTGCCGTTATACATATCGTTGAGCATGGCGCTGCGCTCCAAGGTGTCCACCACGGTATTGACGCCAATGGCTTTCCACTGATCCTGCAGAATGGTGCCGGCCTTCTTGGTGGCTCCCTCGCGGACAGCCAGATGGACGGTCAGCTCACCGGGGCCATAGCCGGCCTCTTCCAGCAGTTTGACGGCAGCCTCGGGATCATAGGGAATGGTGGGCTGGTCCGCCTCGGCGGGAGCGCCGGTGGTGCCATCAGGCATCACATTAGCGGCAACAACGCCAGCGCCGTCCACGGCACCCAGGATCACGGCGTCCTTGTCAACCGCCATGGCCAAAGCCTTTCTCACCAGCTTGTTGTCCAGAGGAGCCTTTGCACAGTTAAAGCCCACATAATAGGTTGTGGTGCTGGTGGTCTCCGCATAGGCAAGGTCTGGATTTTCCTGCACCAACTGAGCATCCAGCGCGCCAATGTTCATCACCAGGTCTACACTGCCAGTCTCCAGAGCCACGATTGCCGTGGTGGTCTCTGCCAAAATCCGATACTCCAGGCGCTTGATAGCGGGGGCACCCTGCCAGTAGTCCTCGTTGGCCTCCAACACCAGCTTGGCGCCCTTCTGCCACTCCACCAGCTTATAGGGGCCGGTGCCGCAGATATTGCCGGCATACTCAGTCTCGCCAACCTCCTCCACAACGTGCTTGGGGACAATGCAGTTATTGCCCTGGGTCAGCAGAGGCAGCACCGCCACATCGGGATAGAGCAGGTCCAGACGAACCGTATAGTCATCTACCACAACAGCCTCTTTAAAGCTCTCGGTGTAGGCCTCGGACTGGGCAGTGGCAGTTGCCCGGTTCAGGCTGAAGGCCACGTCCTCGGCGGTGAGCTCAGTGCCGTCCTGGAACTTCACGCCCTGACGGATGTACAAGGTGATGGAGGTACCATCCTCGGACAGCTCGTAATCCT
This genomic window from Pusillibacter faecalis contains:
- a CDS encoding acyl-CoA dehydrogenase family protein, which produces MDFTLTHEQQMIQQMAREFAQQELLPGVLERDEKSEFPLEQFRKFGQTGMFGIPYGKEIGGMAGAYSCYILAVEEVSKVDASFGIAFSVMTSLYGGSIANSSAPDYIKKKYLEDVTFGRKIGSFGLTEHSAGSDAAGQKTVAVKQGDGWVLNGAKCFNTNGPLADYTVVYCLTDPALGTKGMAAFVVEKGTPGFSVGKVENKMGIRSAQVSEMILEDVYVPEENMIAKPGEGFKLALKTLDGGRIGVAAQGLGIAKGAFEIARKYLMDREQFGKPLYKQQYLAYKMAELQTDIKCAELLLYHAAMCKETGQPYGVPAAMAKMTCTNTAMKVTTEAVQMLGGNGYMKEYHVERMMRDAKITQIYEGTNEIQKLVISGQLFR
- a CDS encoding ABC transporter substrate-binding protein encodes the protein MKRVLSLALSVLMVLSLLAGCGGQQDSTDDAAPSETGETRDDLVIALATEPTQLDPHYLSDTNSSLVVLNTHDPLFRRLPSGEIEPALAEDYELSEDGTSITLYIRQGVKFQDGTELTAEDVAFSLNRATATAQSEAYTESFKEAVVVDDYTVRLDLLYPDVAVLPLLTQGNNCIVPKHVVEEVGETEYAGNICGTGPYKLVEWQKGAKLVLEANEDYWQGAPAIKRLEYRILAETTTAIVALETGSVDLVMNIGALDAQLVQENPDLAYAETTSTTTYYVGFNCAKAPLDNKLVRKALAMAVDKDAVILGAVDGAGVVAANVMPDGTTGAPAEADQPTIPYDPEAAVKLLEEAGYGPGELTVHLAVREGATKKAGTILQDQWKAIGVNTVVDTLERSAMLNDMYNGNLEAYIVGDVALTMDASMQTSTLDSSTIPYTNSTFYSNPEYDALNDEQAVQMNDPERRVEIITQMMEIEVEDAPRVHLYHPVSNIAYNKNLNVEVSPTVEGYFTYGMSWN
- a CDS encoding amino acid ABC transporter ATP-binding protein: MPIPRQKAAEAAAETTSAAISVQHLQMSFGTHQVLRDVDFTVRQGDVISIIGPSGSGKSTLLRCINHLERPTGGAIYYQGQPVGGERFDLPRYRAKVGMVFQSFNLFNNMSVLRNCMVGPMYVLHTPREKARADAMAYLEKVGMTPYVNALPSQLSGGQKQRVAIARALAMHPEILLFDEPTSALDPQMVGEVLSTMRALAQEGMTMVVVTHEMQFAQEISSRVVFMADGYIVEEGPPQQIFQDPQQEKTRLFLSRYLAGQRGESA
- a CDS encoding ABC transporter substrate-binding protein/permease, with product MKSECDKPRIPRLCLLFAMMVVLLSAPTALAVEEPEAPRILRVGFEGMTVPCNWTQSDDSNGAIPITGTDQYLCGFEVAYMKQVCALAGYEIEAYKFDWDGLMMAVPSGKVDCAISMIVPTDDRRQTMAFTAPYYYADTVAVVRRDGPFAQADSVEDLRGARATSMLNTLWYSVQIDRIPDVNKRPAMESVPTLVVALQSDKVDVILLDRPTAEGVIAANADLVIAPMEGTGNFNASRDETAVAIGVGLSDLELLTDLNRAISQIPQAELEQMIDDACAYQPLEQSGDVSTLSFFEMVRLLIGRYGPVFLEGAGVAAFLAVFGTLLGTVIGCTTGAFSSIPVSSESPAWKRWLLRAVRGIVALYVWLFRGTPMMVQAMVIYYGAAQLLGWDMDPLWAGLFIVSINTGAYMSETMRGGIQSVDAGQDEGAEAIGMGRGQTMFLVILPQAFRSIIPQVGNYLISNIKDTSMLSVITVGELFYRGREAAGQYFRFFEVFLIVSCIYLFMTTVATLLLRLVEKKLSGPKNYDMCDNR
- a CDS encoding YitT family protein, whose translation is MIRWRTLALDLLCDMVGGILYAVGIYTFAKMANFAPGGLSGLALLMNYLWDLPIGLTTMAMNIPLVVLSYRFVGKKFLIKTMRSMAVCTIFLDLVFPHFPAYDGSPFLAALYSGVFLGAGLAFLYMRGSSSGGTDLLTMSIKVLRPHLSIGGVTLAIDVAIILLGWPVFGSIDSVLYGLAATAVTSVVIDKILYGVGAGKLVLIITSKGQSVADHIAEVCKRGSTMCNAVGTFTGQPRELLLCACSQAEAYKIRSAAYELDPDSFVMISETSEVFGEGFADPKGTTAFLNGT